The following nucleotide sequence is from Aedes aegypti strain LVP_AGWG chromosome 3, AaegL5.0 Primary Assembly, whole genome shotgun sequence.
ttgggtcaccaagtggctcggtagcttagtctGTAAAACGCTCGTCTAGCATTCAAGAGTCCTaagttcaaatcccagccgagcacgtggatttttttcataatttcacccaaaatttatccatttttactacgcgtaatgagttaatttaaTATTTATCTATTGGAAACCCCCTTCATCCTATGACACACTTTTTGTTTAGCCAGGATACTACGATATATTTTTACAGATTATCATCTTCCCATGAATTCCTACCCCTCCCCATTTGTGATgggttttatttattgataatccCTTAGTTCAACAGATCTGGTGAAGTGTAAGTACATTTTGAACTGTACTTAATATGGTTACTTTATATGTATgtcaaaatatgttttccttTTAGACCCCTTTTttccctagaaataatttctggatacGTCACTGCATAAtacaaataaaataacaaataatacaaattttaagttgttttgatgcaatttttttcagttactcGATTATTTGAAGTGCaataaaatcgatactccggatgattgagtccgacctgtactacaGATTCCTATTAAAATGTATCCAGCGTTTATCGGAGTCATTTCTGTACATatttctcaaacattttaaatttcacatttatattttgtttttcgctAAATATTTATgttgcaacttttttttatttccagttAGCCTAGCGTCTATCAACTGTTCGGTAATTACATCCATCCGGGACACAAACCTGAACTTCTATCCCACCGTATGCGATCTTGTTAAGTCCGGTGGGTTATTTGCATATCGGGAAAAGTACTTCAAACACTGCGAAACATCCCGAAAGCGTACGCAAGTCTGCGGTGTCAACGGAATCACATACCGAAGTGAGTGTGAAGCATGGGCTGATTTCTCAATGGTCGACTACAATGGGCCATGCCAAGAGGTTGGTGTGATAAGTGATACAATGGAATCCAAATGTGCCTCAATCAAATGTCCTAAACGAAAGTCACACGAATGCAGCCTGGTGATACCTCCAGGTGCTTGCTGTCCTGTTTGTGGAACAGCTTTGCGAATAGTTTATTCTAGGAAGCAAGTTGACCGAGCTTTATATGCCTTGAAAGGCGTGCATACGGAAATCCTTACCCTGAAATCTATCCTTGGCTCTCTTGAACGATTACTGCAGACTGTAGAGTGTAGAATTAGTGGACAACTGACATTTGAAAATGACATCTAtgtaataattgaaaatgtgaaCAAGCATCCAAATTATTTGCAAGTTGAAATTTGTACTCGCGAAGCAGAAAAAATAGTTACCCTGATAAGAACACAAAGCCATATGATAACTAGCGAGCTCAATCTAAGTGCATTGATAGTTGCAAATATAGTCAAAACCAATGTAGACAGCGGCGCTCATAGAATATGTATGCATTTAGGGTTAATAATAACTTTTGTGCAATCCTTAGTTGTATTTCGATTAGTTTATAGATGATCTATGAAAAGAAACCATGACATTTTTAGTGCCAAGTCCAAATTAATAGACTCTTACGCAATAAAAGCTGTGATATTTGTGAATTTAATTCAGTGTACCAAAGTATGGTTAGATCCTTGTAAATATGGTTACAATAAATCTCTAGTCTTGGGTTTTGTTACACAAACTTgtaaacagtttatttttacttaaCTTAAGATGACAGACATAAAATCAAGAAtaaaatatctctaaaacttATTTTACTCTAGAAAGAAACCTCACTTCAAATTGACATATGTAGCATCAGTACTAAGGCCACAGTTATTGTCTTTCATTGCCATCAAGGCATATCCATCGTTGCCCCAGTAATTTGACCATGAGTTCTTGATTAACCAGTAATCTTCGCCTTTCAGTTTTCCGTATCCAACTGCCAAAACTGCATGATCCAGGCCATCCAAATTGTTTCGGCACTCCGGTTCATAGTACACTCCATTTGCGTAGTAGCTGAAAGACTTATGACCGGCGTCGATGGCGATCGACAGTGGTCCATGTTTGAACAGTGCCACTTTCATAGCTTCAGCATCTCCAGAAGTAACGTTGACCCATCCATCAATGGCCGCGTACAACGTTTTGTTCTCCAACCGACAATAACCATCTTGCCCCAAGTAGCCACCGTATTCTTCTTCCGAAGGAATACCTCCAACTTCCATCATCCACTGATAGGCCCGGAAGTCTTCACCTCCATCACAACCGTTATTTCCGTATCCCCAGGAGCAATCAATCAGTGCTTGTTGCGAGAAGCGCATCAGTTTGTTGTATTTCAAAAAGTAAGCGGATTCGATATGTCCAGCTGTACCGAATGACCAACAGGATCCACATACCGACTGATCCTTCACTGGAGTTACAGCACCAGCAATACGCCAATCCAAACTCTCTGGCAGTTCATCTTTGAAGTCCTCCGGGTTGTAGGGGAATGGTTGCCCTCCGTTGTAAATGTTGGACGACTTGAATCCACGAAGGGCTTTCAGTTCTTCGTCGGTACGATCGGCAAGATGGTTAACGGCCACGGTGAATCCCTTACCGGCACGGTTATGTGAATGGATGAAACGCAGATTTTGGCGGAAAATATCACGACGAAGGTCATGTTCCTTTTCGTTGTGATAGCTTTTGCCGTGCTTGTACCTGAATCGTGTGAATTCATTATCCAAATGCTCTTCGGAGCGCGGGTGGATGAACTCTTGCATTGGATTGAATGTGGCATAATGACCATTGCCGGGTCCCGGGAAGCCAATGCAGGGTTCAGCTGTATAAAAAGCGGTAAATATGTTATTAAAATACTAAAATGATCTTAAAAGATGGAACTTACAAGTTTTGACTTGGAATACATCGGCAGGAATATCCTGATGTTCGTATGAATCATAATCCAAATAGTAGTGATCGTAATGCGAGCCAAGCAATGTGTTGTATCCCTTCATTTCGTAGCGAACCGGTATAGGCATACGGGAGGCTGGGTATTTAGGTGAATTGATGTAACGCACCCAGAGACTATAGTAGTTACGTTTCTGGCCCACATCATCAACCAGTACGAATTTGTCGCAATTGAATCCATTCCTTTGCTCAGTACCTTTGCAGAATAAAAACACAGTTATCAGTTACGTTCTTCCATTTACAGCATTTACAGTGAAGAAAAAACTCACCCGCCAATTTGAAGTTCTTAGTATCCGGTAGAATGCCCTGCACCGAGATAGGATTATCGCTGCTGCCGTTGACCTGAAGGCATGTCTGTTTGTTCATCGATTCGCGATTGGTAACGGGGGCAACCTTCAGACTAGTGCCGTAATCACCTTCCTTTGTTAGTTGG
It contains:
- the LOC5567942 gene encoding digestive cysteine proteinase 1 isoform X1, which produces MERLIKMHFCVESNRKEALATNPPKWPKTYSVSGVLNIPYAEITEPFYAWYDEANGRSRIDYYGDMVKTYQLTKEGDYGTSLKVAPVTNRESMNKQTCLQVNGSSDNPISVQGILPDTKNFKLAGTEQRNGFNCDKFVLVDDVGQKRNYYSLWVRYINSPKYPASRMPIPVRYEMKGYNTLLGSHYDHYYLDYDSYEHQDIPADVFQVKTSEPCIGFPGPGNGHYATFNPMQEFIHPRSEEHLDNEFTRFRYKHGKSYHNEKEHDLRRDIFRQNLRFIHSHNRAGKGFTVAVNHLADRTDEELKALRGFKSSNIYNGGQPFPYNPEDFKDELPESLDWRIAGAVTPVKDQSVCGSCWSFGTAGHIESAYFLKYNKLMRFSQQALIDCSWGYGNNGCDGGEDFRAYQWMMEVGGIPSEEEYGGYLGQDGYCRLENKTLYAAIDGWVNVTSGDAEAMKVALFKHGPLSIAIDAGHKSFSYYANGVYYEPECRNNLDGLDHAVLAVGYGKLKGEDYWLIKNSWSNYWGNDGYALMAMKDNNCGLSTDATYVNLK
- the LOC5567942 gene encoding digestive cysteine proteinase 1 isoform X2, encoding MRQLIILIGCLFVAALATNPPKWPKTYSVSGVLNIPYAEITEPFYAWYDEANGRSRIDYYGDMVKTYQLTKEGDYGTSLKVAPVTNRESMNKQTCLQVNGSSDNPISVQGILPDTKNFKLAGTEQRNGFNCDKFVLVDDVGQKRNYYSLWVRYINSPKYPASRMPIPVRYEMKGYNTLLGSHYDHYYLDYDSYEHQDIPADVFQVKTSEPCIGFPGPGNGHYATFNPMQEFIHPRSEEHLDNEFTRFRYKHGKSYHNEKEHDLRRDIFRQNLRFIHSHNRAGKGFTVAVNHLADRTDEELKALRGFKSSNIYNGGQPFPYNPEDFKDELPESLDWRIAGAVTPVKDQSVCGSCWSFGTAGHIESAYFLKYNKLMRFSQQALIDCSWGYGNNGCDGGEDFRAYQWMMEVGGIPSEEEYGGYLGQDGYCRLENKTLYAAIDGWVNVTSGDAEAMKVALFKHGPLSIAIDAGHKSFSYYANGVYYEPECRNNLDGLDHAVLAVGYGKLKGEDYWLIKNSWSNYWGNDGYALMAMKDNNCGLSTDATYVNLK